In the Populus trichocarpa isolate Nisqually-1 chromosome 1, P.trichocarpa_v4.1, whole genome shotgun sequence genome, one interval contains:
- the LOC18094324 gene encoding uncharacterized protein LOC18094324 isoform X1 yields MKMQISSDSSNLGTMEKPLNPIFWKEMSLSKLTKKDCISDVSDRFFQLPDELIVTILTRTKDAKTLIRCLSVCKRLQCLVTKVDTVFLGFSYPGEAGQYLPCWKSHYHIPQSTIPALMKVFVNLKALEIKLCLCPSLLPCYYGVSRSCSFKFLLKSVDMNDKMHTHMCTAFDIGSLLSADGEISFPESNMMYIGNVKSSLMLSFFLVILCHRPKTLRSMVILSSESYGSEGKAQYRSEDKEGYRSEGNVFMESEQVARFRALSLTTGVDESWLKDPQNLVCWLENHEENKHQLAEKLWLIHKWEGERCNMNESIVKKSDVEELLRAFDEDIDENNENEDFFRM; encoded by the exons ATGAAAATGCAGATTTCTTCTGACAGTAGTAACTTGGGTACAATG GAGAAACCTTTGAATCCCatattttggaaagaaatgTCTCTATCCAAATTGACCAAGAAAGACTGTATTTCAGATGTCTCAGACAGATTCTTTCAATTACCGGATGAATTGATTGTAACCATCCTGACAAGAACTAAAGATGCCAAAACCCTTATTCGTTGCTTGTCAGTTTGCAAGCGCTTGCAATGCCTTGTCACCAAAGTTGACACAGTCTTCCTTGGATTCTCGTATCCGGGCGAGGCTGGTCAGTATCTCCCATGCTGGAAATCACATTACCACATTCCGCAATCAACAATCCCTGCCCTCATGAAAGTGTTTGTTAATCTGAAAGCTCTTGAAATTAAGCTCTGCCTTTGCCCTTCACTACTCCCTTGTTATTATGGAGTATCTCGCAGTTGTAGCTTCAAGTTCCTGCTGAAGTCTGTGGACATGAATGATAAAATGCACACTCATATGTGTACAGCCTTTGACATTGGGTCGTTGTTAAGTGCTGATGGGGAGATTTCTTTCCCTGAATCAAACATGATGTATATTGGAAACGTCAAGAGCTCTCTGATGTTGtccttttttcttgtaatattaTGCCATCGGCCTAAAACGCTGAGAAGCATGGTGATTTTGAGTTCTGAGAGTTATGGGTCAGAAGGTAAGGCACAGTATAGATCAGAAGATAAGGAGGGGTATAGATCTGAAGGGAATGTGTTTATGGAATCTGAACAGGTCGCCAGGTTTCGTGCTTTGAGTTTGACGACAGGAGTGGACGAGAGCTGGCTCAAAGATCCACAGAATTTGGTTTGTTGGCTTGAGAATCATGAGGAAAATAAGCATCAGCTTGCAGAGAAGTTGTGGCTTATTCATAAATGGGAAGGAGAGAGATGCAACATGAATGAGTCAATTGTAAAGAAGAGCGACGTGGAGGAGTTGCTGCGTGCTTTCGATGAGGACATTgatgaaaacaatgaaaatgaagatttcTTCCGAATGTAG
- the LOC18094324 gene encoding uncharacterized protein LOC18094324 isoform X2 has protein sequence MPEKPLNPIFWKEMSLSKLTKKDCISDVSDRFFQLPDELIVTILTRTKDAKTLIRCLSVCKRLQCLVTKVDTVFLGFSYPGEAGQYLPCWKSHYHIPQSTIPALMKVFVNLKALEIKLCLCPSLLPCYYGVSRSCSFKFLLKSVDMNDKMHTHMCTAFDIGSLLSADGEISFPESNMMYIGNVKSSLMLSFFLVILCHRPKTLRSMVILSSESYGSEGKAQYRSEDKEGYRSEGNVFMESEQVARFRALSLTTGVDESWLKDPQNLVCWLENHEENKHQLAEKLWLIHKWEGERCNMNESIVKKSDVEELLRAFDEDIDENNENEDFFRM, from the exons ATGCCG GAGAAACCTTTGAATCCCatattttggaaagaaatgTCTCTATCCAAATTGACCAAGAAAGACTGTATTTCAGATGTCTCAGACAGATTCTTTCAATTACCGGATGAATTGATTGTAACCATCCTGACAAGAACTAAAGATGCCAAAACCCTTATTCGTTGCTTGTCAGTTTGCAAGCGCTTGCAATGCCTTGTCACCAAAGTTGACACAGTCTTCCTTGGATTCTCGTATCCGGGCGAGGCTGGTCAGTATCTCCCATGCTGGAAATCACATTACCACATTCCGCAATCAACAATCCCTGCCCTCATGAAAGTGTTTGTTAATCTGAAAGCTCTTGAAATTAAGCTCTGCCTTTGCCCTTCACTACTCCCTTGTTATTATGGAGTATCTCGCAGTTGTAGCTTCAAGTTCCTGCTGAAGTCTGTGGACATGAATGATAAAATGCACACTCATATGTGTACAGCCTTTGACATTGGGTCGTTGTTAAGTGCTGATGGGGAGATTTCTTTCCCTGAATCAAACATGATGTATATTGGAAACGTCAAGAGCTCTCTGATGTTGtccttttttcttgtaatattaTGCCATCGGCCTAAAACGCTGAGAAGCATGGTGATTTTGAGTTCTGAGAGTTATGGGTCAGAAGGTAAGGCACAGTATAGATCAGAAGATAAGGAGGGGTATAGATCTGAAGGGAATGTGTTTATGGAATCTGAACAGGTCGCCAGGTTTCGTGCTTTGAGTTTGACGACAGGAGTGGACGAGAGCTGGCTCAAAGATCCACAGAATTTGGTTTGTTGGCTTGAGAATCATGAGGAAAATAAGCATCAGCTTGCAGAGAAGTTGTGGCTTATTCATAAATGGGAAGGAGAGAGATGCAACATGAATGAGTCAATTGTAAAGAAGAGCGACGTGGAGGAGTTGCTGCGTGCTTTCGATGAGGACATTgatgaaaacaatgaaaatgaagatttcTTCCGAATGTAG
- the LOC18094324 gene encoding uncharacterized protein LOC18094324 isoform X4, which yields MSVSKLTKKGCISDVSCRFIQLPDELIVSILKKTGDPKTLICCSAVCKHLQFLVSKVDSVSLRFSYPGTAGDYLPCWKSHYHIPQSAIPALMKVFANMISLKIELCLCPSLVPWYSGIARTHGFKFQLKAMDMNDEMHTQVCMAFEVGLLSSDGEGMLLPESEALDILNVKNPLMLSFFLVILFYRPKSLRSVVILSAGLLGYGLERYLPKHKEMYRSGGNVFMESGQLAKFRTLNSSTRLNESWLKNPQNLICWLKKHEENNYRLGEKLWLIHKWEGERCNMKQSIVKKTDVDELLRAFDEDVDEKP from the coding sequence ATGTCGGTGTCCAAATTGACCAAGAAAGGCTGTATTTCGGATGTGTCGTGCAGATTCATTCAATTACCTGATGAATTGATTGTATCCATCCTGAAAAAAACAGGAGACCCTAAAACCCTTATTTGTTGCTCGGCAGTCTGCAAGCATTTGCAATTCCTTGTCTCCAAAGTTGACTCAGTCTCCCTTAGATTCTCGTATCCGGGCACTGCAGGCGATTATCTCCCATGCTGGAAATCACATTATCACATTCCACAATCAGCAATTCCTGCCCTCATGAAAGTGTTTGCTAATATGATCTCTCTCAAAATCGAGCTCTGCCTTTGCCCTTCACTGGTCCCTTGGTATTCTGGAATAGCTCGCACCCATGGCTTCAAGTTCCAGCTGAAGGCAATGGATATGAACGATGAAATGCACACTCAAGTGTGCATGGCATTTGAGGTTGGGTTGTTGTCAAGTGATGGTGAGGGGATGTTATTACCTGAATCAGAAGCATTGGATATTCTAAACGTCAAGAATCCTCTGATGTTGtccttttttcttgtaatattattttatcggCCTAAATCGCTGAGAAGTGTGGTGATTTTGAGTGCTGGGTTACTGGGTTATGGATTAGAACGGTATTTACCAAAACATAAGGAGATGTATAGATCAGGTGGGAATGTGTTTATGGAATCTGGACAGTTGGCCAAGTTTCGTACTTTGAATTCAAGTACGAGACTGAACGAGAGCTGGCTGAAGAATCCGCAGAATCTTATATGTTGGCTTAAGAAGCATGAGGAGAATAATTATCGGCTTGGAGAGAAGTTGTGGCTTATTCATAAATGGGAAGGAGAGAGATGCAACATGAAGCAATCAATTGTAAAGAAGACAGATGTGGATGAGTTGCTGCGTGCTTTTGATGAGGATGTTGatgaaaaaccatga
- the LOC18094328 gene encoding uncharacterized protein LOC18094328 — translation MKRSKSTQQSQNQLFPLRRSARLADKFQKLPDELTIKIFSKMEDDPKTLIRCSAVSKTWSSFVSKTVNLTLRFLSTGEKGHSLPCSKRHHHIPLPAIPAIMKVFANLESLKIKLCRFPSPTAQPCCQNFTKMKVDWEGDDYHTYTCTAYEVGLLSTIKGAMLFHDFSKSTFAAIQGFPVTYFYWRMLDHRPKTLRRMVIMSSKMEGFRSGGKVFMRYEQLPNLRDSVSNLRVNERWLEDPQNVVHWHKNHSDKEHFLQEQVWLLYEWQYFVTNRELDMKEMMVKETGYTELLDGLDYDGGGDHIRKH, via the coding sequence atgaagagatcCAAATCAACCCAACAAAGCCAAAATCAACTTTTCCCGTTGAGGAGATCAGCAAGATTAGCAGACAAATTTCAGAAGTTACCTGATGAATTGACcatcaaaatcttttcaaaaatggAAGATGACCCCAAAACCCTCATTCGATGCTCAGCTGTCAGCAAGACTTGGTCTTCCTTTGTCTCCAAAACTGTTAATCTCACCCTGAGATTCTTGAGTACAGGTGAGAAGGGTCATTCACTTCCATGCTCAAAACGGCACCACCACATTCCATTACCTGCAATCCCTGCTATAATGAAGGTGTTTGCAAATCTGGAATCTCTCAAAATTAAGCTCTGTCGTTTCCCTTCTCCAACTGCACAACCTTGTTGTCAAAACTTCACCAAGATGAAGGTTGATTGGGAGGGTGATGATTATCATACTTATACGTGCACGGCGTATGAGGTTGGATTGTTATCAACTATCAAAGGAGCTATGCTGTTTCATGATTTCAGCAAAAGCACTTTTGCTGCCATCCAAGGTTTCCCAGTCACCTACTTTTATTGGAGAATGTTAGATCACCGGCCAAAAACACTGAGAAGAATGGTGATTATGAGTTCAAAGATGGAAGGGTTTAGATCAGGAGGGAAGGTTTTTATGAGATACGAACAGCTCCCCAATTTGCGTGATTCAGTTTCGAATTTAAGAGTGAACGAGAGATGGCTTGAAGATCCACAGAATGTGGTTCACTGGCACAAGAATCACTCGGACAAGGAGCATTTTCTGCAAGAACAGGTGTGGCTTCTTTATGAATGGCAATATTTTGTAACTAACAGAGAACTTGATATGAAAGAAATGATGGTGAAGGAGACAGGTTATACAGAGCTGTTGGATGGATTAGAttatgatggtggtggtgatcaTATTAGAAAACACTGA
- the LOC18094324 gene encoding uncharacterized protein LOC18094324 isoform X3 — protein MSLSKLTKKDCISDVSDRFFQLPDELIVTILTRTKDAKTLIRCLSVCKRLQCLVTKVDTVFLGFSYPGEAGQYLPCWKSHYHIPQSTIPALMKVFVNLKALEIKLCLCPSLLPCYYGVSRSCSFKFLLKSVDMNDKMHTHMCTAFDIGSLLSADGEISFPESNMMYIGNVKSSLMLSFFLVILCHRPKTLRSMVILSSESYGSEGKAQYRSEDKEGYRSEGNVFMESEQVARFRALSLTTGVDESWLKDPQNLVCWLENHEENKHQLAEKLWLIHKWEGERCNMNESIVKKSDVEELLRAFDEDIDENNENEDFFRM, from the coding sequence atgTCTCTATCCAAATTGACCAAGAAAGACTGTATTTCAGATGTCTCAGACAGATTCTTTCAATTACCGGATGAATTGATTGTAACCATCCTGACAAGAACTAAAGATGCCAAAACCCTTATTCGTTGCTTGTCAGTTTGCAAGCGCTTGCAATGCCTTGTCACCAAAGTTGACACAGTCTTCCTTGGATTCTCGTATCCGGGCGAGGCTGGTCAGTATCTCCCATGCTGGAAATCACATTACCACATTCCGCAATCAACAATCCCTGCCCTCATGAAAGTGTTTGTTAATCTGAAAGCTCTTGAAATTAAGCTCTGCCTTTGCCCTTCACTACTCCCTTGTTATTATGGAGTATCTCGCAGTTGTAGCTTCAAGTTCCTGCTGAAGTCTGTGGACATGAATGATAAAATGCACACTCATATGTGTACAGCCTTTGACATTGGGTCGTTGTTAAGTGCTGATGGGGAGATTTCTTTCCCTGAATCAAACATGATGTATATTGGAAACGTCAAGAGCTCTCTGATGTTGtccttttttcttgtaatattaTGCCATCGGCCTAAAACGCTGAGAAGCATGGTGATTTTGAGTTCTGAGAGTTATGGGTCAGAAGGTAAGGCACAGTATAGATCAGAAGATAAGGAGGGGTATAGATCTGAAGGGAATGTGTTTATGGAATCTGAACAGGTCGCCAGGTTTCGTGCTTTGAGTTTGACGACAGGAGTGGACGAGAGCTGGCTCAAAGATCCACAGAATTTGGTTTGTTGGCTTGAGAATCATGAGGAAAATAAGCATCAGCTTGCAGAGAAGTTGTGGCTTATTCATAAATGGGAAGGAGAGAGATGCAACATGAATGAGTCAATTGTAAAGAAGAGCGACGTGGAGGAGTTGCTGCGTGCTTTCGATGAGGACATTgatgaaaacaatgaaaatgaagatttcTTCCGAATGTAG
- the LOC112323522 gene encoding glycine-rich protein 23 translates to MASKLLLLLLFSALVCSTSARKLVGTEKGSFEDEKNLFHRPGFGGGAGGGGGFGGGGGGGLGGGAGFGGGAGGGAGGGLGGGAGGGGGFGGGGGGGVGGGAGGGFGGGAGAGGGLGGGAGGGGGFGGGGGGGLGGGAGGGFGGGAGGGLGGGFP, encoded by the coding sequence ATGGCTTCTAAattgcttcttcttttgctttttaGTGCTCTAGTTTGCTCCACCAGTGCTAGGAAACTTGTAGGTACTGAAAAGGGTTCATTTGAGGACGAGAAAAATTTGTTTCACCGCCCTGGGTTTggtggtggagctggaggaggtggtgggtttggcggtggaggtggtggtgggcTAGGTGGTGGAGCTGGATTTGGTGGGGGTGCTGGTGGGGGGGCTGGAGGTGGATTGGGAGGAGGTGCTGGTGGGGGTGGTGGATTTGGAGGTGGTGGAGGGGGAGGAGTGGGTGGCGGTGCTGGCGGTGGGTTTGGAggtggtgctggtgctggtggtggccttggaggtggagctggaggtggaggaggatttggaggaggtggtggtggcggACTTGGTGGTGGAGCTGGTGGCGGGTTTGGCGGCGGCGCTGGTGGCGGGTTGGGTGGCGGATTTCCTTAA